The Mycolicibacterium aichiense region GCTGGGTGAGACGACAGTGGTGGTGGCCCCGATGTTCCACGCCTGGGGCTTCTCGCAGCTGGTGTTCGCCTCGGCGATGGCATGCACCGTGGTGACCCGCCGCAAGTTCGATCCGGAGGCGACGCTGGCCCTGGTCGACAAGTACAAGGCCACCGGGTTGTGTGTGGTTCCAGTGATGTTCGACCGCATCATGGACCTGCCCGATGACGTTCGCGCGAAATACAGCGGCCGCAGCCTGCGGTTCGCGGCCTGCTCGGGATCGCGGATGCGGCCCGACGTCGTCACCAAATTCATGGACGAATTCGGCGACGTCATCTACAACAACTACAACGCCACCGAAGCGGGCATGATCGCCACCGCGACCCCGACCGATCTGCGGGCCGCACCCGATACCGCGGGAAAGCCGGCCGTGGGCACCGAGATCCGGATCTACGACGACGAGTTCAACGCGGTTCCCACCGGCGAGGTCGGGCGGATCTTTGTGAAGAACTCCACCCAGTTCGACGGTTACACCTCGGGTAACACCAAGGACTTTCACGACGGCTTCATGTCCTCGGGCGACATCGGCCGCCTCGACGATGCGGGCCGGCTGTTCGTGGTGGGCCGTGACGACGAGATGATCGTCTCGGGCGGTGAGAACGTGTACCCGATCGAGGTGGAGAAGACGCTGGCCGGGCACGCCGAGGTGGCCGAAGCCACGGTGCTGGGCGTCGACGACGAACAGTTCGGCCAGCGACTGGTGGCCTTCGTGGTCCTCACCGACGGCGCGACGGCGAACCCTGACGACCTGAAGGCGCACGTCCGGGAGAACTTGGCCAACTACAAGGTGCCGCGGGAGATCACCATCCTGAGCGAACTGCCGCGCGGAAGCACTGGCAAAATCCTGCGTAATGAACTCATCGCTCACACGGCTGACGGCTGAGCTGCGGCGCCCGCGCCCGCTGGCCCGCGCGCTCGTCGAACTGGCCAATGCCGCCAACGGATTTCGCCCACTGGGGCGCCAGGGCTACAAGACGCTGGTGGTCTTCTCGTTCGGCTGGCCCACCTCGGAAGTACCGATGCTCTACCTGGGCGGCTCCGTTCTCGACGCGGCACGGCGCGGCCTGCGCGGCGACTTCCGCGGCCGGCGGGGTGTCGCCGCGCTGGCGTTGACGGCCGCGTCATGGCTGTTCCTGCTGGCGATTCAGCGCCGCAACGTGACCACACCCCGACCGGTGTTGCGCGACGCGCTGGTCGAGGGGCTCGGCGAGGACTTCACCGACGTCCTGGACACGTTGCCGGGCACACCGTCCCCGTCGGGGCGACCCAGCGGCTTTTCTCCCGTCGCTGCGCTCGCCCCGGCGTGGCGGACCACCTGGTCGCGGCGACGTTTCGTCGACAAGACGAGCACGATCAGCTACGGACCGCACGGGCGGGCCAATCTGGCCGACGTATGGCGCCGCCGCGACCTGCCCCGCGAGGGCAAGGCGCCGGTGCTGCTGGAGGTTCCCGGTGGCGCGTGGGCCATCGGCTGGCGCCGCCCTCAGGCCTACCCGTTGATGAGCCACCTCGCCGACCGCGGCTGGATCTGTGTGGCGATGAACTACCGGGTCAGCCCGGCGCACACCTGGCCGGACCACATCGTCGACGTCAAGCGTGCGCTGGCCTGGATCAAGGAGAACATCGCAGACTACGGCGGTGACCCGAATTTCGTTGCCATCACCGGTGGTTCGGCCGGCGGGCATCTGGCGGCGCTGGCGGCCTTGACTCCCAACGACCCGCAGTACCAGCCTGGCTTCACCGACGCGGACACGTCGGTGGTGGCGGCGGTCCCGGTGTACGGGCGCTACGACTGGTACACCACGCACGGCAACGGCCGCCGCGAGTTCATCGGCTACCTCGAGCGCCTCGTCGTCAAGCGGCAGTTCAGCCGGTTCCGGGATATCTACACCGCCGCATCACCGATCCGGCGGTTGCGCGCGGACGCCCCGCCGTTCTTCATCCTGCACGGCGAGCACGACTCGGTGATCCCGGTCGACGAGGCGCGGGACTTCGTCGCCGAATTCCGCACGGTGGCACAGGCGCCGGTGCTCTACGCCGAATTGCCCGGCGCACAGCACGCTTTCGACATCTTCTCCTCGCCGCGGGCACATCAGTCCGCCGAGGCGGTCGGGCAGTTCCTGTCGTGGGTATACGCCAAATGGTCGACTAAGGGGGAGCATGCGTAAACACGTCCGGCGGGTCCGCGATATCGGGCTACGCCGAGTGATCATCGCTGCCGCCCTGCTGGTGGCCGTGCTCGCGGCGAGTGTCGCGGGGTATGCCTCCAGCCGGAACAACACCGACCAGGAAAGTTTCTTTGGCGACGGCGACAATGCCGACCGGGTCAACGTCACCGCCTGGATCACGAAGGTCGACTCTGCGACCCAACAGCTTTCGGTGACCATCATCCAGGTGGCACCGAATGGCAAGCTGGCCAACCCGGACGGCAACTTCATCCAGGACGTGACACTGACGACGGCCGCGATCGGCAACTGGAAGGCCGAGATCAAGGCGGGCGATCCCGCCCCGGACATCGAGCAGAGGGTCGGCGTCGACGGCGCGGTCACCGACTATCCGTTCGATCGCTACACCGGTCAGCTGGAGGTTCACGTCTTCACTCCCGAGGGAAACAATCTTCCGGTGGCCCTCACCGTGGTCAACACCGATCCGTTCTTCGGGCTCAACACCTCCTCGGTGACATCCCAGGGCGGTGTCGCGGTGAATCTCGGCCTGCACCGCACCATGCCCACCGTGATCTTCGCGGTGTTCATCATGGTGCTGATGCTGGGCCTGGCGCTCGGCGCGGTGGTCGCCGCCTTCTACATCCTGCATTGGCGACGGGGCCTGATCTTCCCGGCCTGCTCGATGATGGCGGCCATCCTGTTCGCGTTGATCCCGCTACGCAATGCGGTGCCTGGTAACCCGCCGATCGGTTCGATCATCGACTTCGGGTCGTTCTTCATCGCCGAAGCGGTGATCTCGATCTCGCTGATCTCCAGCATCGTTCTGGGCTTCCGGCATCAGCGCAAGATCGAACTCGCCGAAAGCGCCGCCACCGAGGTTCTGGAGAAGAACCCCGCCGAGGACAGCCCGACGACCGCCACCGAGTATCGCTAGGCTTGCGCCATCGCGGTCTCGACGACCGCCAGTTCACCGGAAAGCCCTGCCGCCACTCGTATTTCGGAGAACGCCGCCAGCATGGCCTCGGTGACCTCGTGCGGGTCGCCGACCGTGATGCTGTCGGTGAGCACCGAGATGTTGAGCTGGTCGACGTAGCTCCACACGGTGATGTTCATCCCGCTGCCGGTGGTCAGCGGACCGACGGAGTAGATCTCGGTGACCAGTGCCCCGCCGACCCGGCCGTGTTCGCGCGGTCCGGGCACGTTCGAGATCGGCAGATTCAGCACCTTGTTCTGGCCGTCCTTGGTGGACAACCACTTGAACAGCGCCTGGGCCGGCGCAGGCGGCAAATAGGTGGACCACCGGCTGATGAGTTCTGGACCGACGAGCTGGTGGCTCTCCTTGGCCAGTACGGCGGCGTCATGGGTCTGCCGCACCCGCTCCAGTGGATCTTCGACGTCGACCGGGACGGCCACCATCATGCCGGTGAAGTAATTGCCCGACACCCGATCCGGGTCGAAGTTGAAGCTCACCGGCACCGAGGCCAGCAGCGGGTGATCGGCCACCCCGTCGTAGCGCAGCAGCAGCGTGCGCAGGGCGCCTGCGGCGGTGGCCAGCACCATGTCGTTGATCGTGACACCGAGGAGCTTGCTGGTCTCTTTGACTTCGGCGAGCGCCAAAGTTGCTGTGGCGAACCGTCGTTCGGGGGCGAGCATGTGGTTGAGGAAGGACGGCGGCGGGGTGAAGGGCATGGTCAGCTCGGGCGACAGCTTGCGGTTGCTGCGGCGCACTCGGGACATACCGTCGGCGGTGTACTTGATCACGCTCGGCAACTTGGCGATCTGCCGGAAATGGTCGGCGAATGCCGAGCGCACCAGCTCACCGCGGCGGGGTGAGGGGTCGGTCGAGAAATCCTGGTCCGGGTCGGGACCGCTCTGCAGATCCATCCCGCGCGCCATCAGGTTCCCGGAGGCGACACCGTCGGCCAGCGCGTGATGGATCTTGCCGACAACGGCGATGCGCCCGTTGGCAAGACCCTCGACGAAGTACATCTCCCACAGTGGACGGTCCCGGTCCAGCGGGGTGCTGGCGATCTCGCCGATCGCCTCATCCAGTTCGCGCCGCCCACCCGGCTCCTTCACCCGCCACGGGCGGATGTGGTACTCGAGGTCGACGTCGCAGTTCTCCCGCCACATCGGGTGGTGGAACTTGAACGGGATGGTGACCAACTGGTACCGGAACGGATCGAGCTTGTAGAGCCTGCCCCGGATCACCTGACGGAACTCTTCGACACCGAAGGTGCGCTCACCGAGGTCCTGCAATTCGATGATCGCCACCTTGAGGGTGTGCATGTGCACATTGGGAGCCTCGCTGTACAGCAGCACAGCATCCCAGCCACGCAATCTCTTCATCCGTGCGCCTCTCCGCCCCTGCCCCGTCCCGATCGGGACGATACAGCCGAGTAGGTCTCAGATGACCTCTTTGGTGGACATCGCCGCGCGGTCGCGGTGGATCCGATTGAGGAACAGACCGATCGCTGTCGACACCGACCCGGTGCGAGCACCGTCGGTCATGTCGAAACCGTGTCCGGCGCCGGGCAATTCGACATATCCCACCGGAGAGTGGGACACGCTGCGCAACCGCTCGACGAAGCTCTGGGCCTGCGCGACGGGAATGACGCTGTCGCCGGAGCCGTGCACCACCAGGAACGGCGGGGCGTCGGGATGGATCCGCGCGATCGGTGACGCCTTGCGGAAGAGATCACCGTGCTTGCTCTGCTTCTTGTTGACCACCACGCGCTCGAGGAAGTCGACGAACCGCATGCGTTCCGGCGTCGAGCGGTCTTCCCAGTCGTACCGGCCGTAGATACCCACGACGGCGTCGACTGCGGTGTCCGAACCCTCCGGCAGGTGCTCCTGGAACTCGGGGTCGTCGATGGTCAGTCCGGCCAGCGCGGCCAGGTGACCGCCGGCCGAACACCCGGCGACGGCAACGAAGTCGCGGTCGCCACCGAAGCGGTCGACGTTGGCGCGGGCCCAGGCGATCGCGGCCTTGATGTCGTGGATGTGCTGCGGCCACGGGTGGTGCGGCGCGACGCGGTACTCCACGGACAGGCACACCCAGCCCTGGGCGGCCAGATGCGACATCAGTGCGTAGCCCTGCAGGATGCGGCTGCCATGAACCCAGGCGCCGCCCGGGACGAACACGAGAACCGGTGCGGGCTCGGCGGGCAGATCCTCGCGACGCCAGACATCGAGAACCTGGGTCGGGTGATCGCCGTAGCGAACCGACGAACGGTAGAGATGCTTGCGGTGCTCCAGGGCCCTCGCCACCGGCGGCTTGGTGTCGGGCGCCGGCCAGTCGATCTGCAGGTCCTCGGGCAGCACCACACCCCGCAACCCGGTTTCGGCGACCTGGCGGGTGCTCTCCCGCTGAACTCGGCGCACGCGGCCGGCGTCGGGCGCCAGCCACGACTTGGCGGCCGCACCGAGGAGCTCGGGCATCTGCTTGGCGCCCCACACACTCATGGCGCTCAGCGCGCCCAGCGGCTCCAGATGCTTGCCGACCACGGGCAGCTGGGCTGAGGCCATGCTCATCGCCATCAGATAGTCGGCCGGACCCGCCTGCATCATCCAGCGGGCCGTCGTCCACGGATTAACCGTCATGGCGCGAAGCGTACCCCGCTGGCACTTTCTGAAACGACAAATTCTTCGGAATGTTCACTGCTTTGCTGGCCGAATCGAGATTCAGTCGTGCCCAGCGAATCCCGCGGTGCGCCGGGGTTTGCCCGGACGTCAGTGTCCGGCGTTTCGCGCCAGCTCGATCGCGAATGAATTCACGAAGTGACCCGGGCCCGGATCGCCCCGGCCGCAGGACCCGTCGGAGTCACCCGGACGCTTGACCCACAGGAACGCGTCGATGTGGCCGTTTCCGGTGTTGGTGGTCGGCTGGACGCCGAGCGCCCGGCCGCTCGGGTTGCACCAGTACAGCTCCCCGTCGGCCGGTCCGTTGCCGTTGCGTGAGGTGTCGATGACATACGGCTTGCCGCCGGTCATGCCGGAAATCGCTTCGCCGTAACCGATTTCCTCATCGGTGGTGAAGAAGTTGGAGACGTTGAGGCTGAAGCCGCGGGCTTTCTCGATACCCACCTGGTTGAGCCGATTGGCGATCTCGTCCGCGGGAAGCCACCGCGAGTGTCCGGCGTCGACGTACACCGCGGCGGCGGGGTTGCGGGTCAGCGTGTCCACGCCGTAACGAATCAGGTCGAAGCGCTCCTGACGCGCGCTGCCCGACAGGCAGTCGGCCATGTCGAGGGCATCCGGTTCCAGGATGACCGTCACCGGGCCGCCGCCGATCTGGGAGGCGACGCGGTCGATCCACCCGCGGTAGGCCTCGCCCGAGCCGAAACCGCCTGCCGCGAAGCTGCCGCAGTCGCGGTTCGGCAGCGAGTAGATGGCCAGCATCGGCATGGCGCCGGCCGCCCAGGCCCCGTTGAGATAGGTGCTCACCGCAGCGGCCGGCACCAGGTTGTCGATGAAGTAAGCCTGGGGGGTGTTGGCGATGTAGGCCAGTTCGGGGCTGTCCGGATTCGCCTTCGAGGCCCGCATGGCCGCCGAGTTCGGATCGACGTAGAACGGCGATCCACCGATCGGGGCGGCGTCATCCGCGAGGCGGATGGGGCCGGTGTGAACCGGCGCGGTGCCGAGTACCAGCCCGGCGACGACAGCGAGGGTCAGGAACGGGGCGATCCACCGTGCGACGGCACCGGCAGCGAAGGACATCACCGAAGAAAAGCTAGTGCGCACCCGCGGCAAACGCCAACTGTCGGCCACGTCGAACCGGACTTCGTCCCTAGACTCAGACGACACTGAAGGAGGCCGGGATGACCATGGCTGCGGATGCGATCTATGTGGGCGGCACTATCGTCACGATCGACGACCTCAACCCGTCGGCAACCGCCCTGGCGGTGCGGGCCGGGCGGATCACCGCGGTCGGCGACCGAGACGACGTCATAGCCGCGCATCGGGGGCCCAGTACCCGGGAGATCGACCTCGACGGTGCGACGTTGTTGCCGGGTTTCCTCGACCCGCACAGCCACTACATCAACTCATTGACCGTCGCCAACCAGGTGAACGTGTTCGCTCCACCTGCCGGGCCAGGCGCCGACGTCGGCGCGATCGTGGATTCCCTCAGGTCATTTCGGGACACACACCGGGTGCCCGCCGGCGAGATGATCGTCGCTTACGGCTACGACGACACCTTGATGCCCGGCGGACGGACGCTGCACAAGGAGGACCTCGACGCCGACTTCCCGGCCAATCCGGTACTGGTGGGCCATGTTTCGATGCACGGCGCGGTGCTCAACTCGGCGGCGATGCGGATGTTCGGTATCACCGCGGACACCGAGACTCCCGCAGGCGGGGTGATCGTGCGCAAAGAGGGTTCCACCGAGCCCGACGGGCTGGTGATGGAGACGGCGTTCTTACCGATCTTCGCCGCCATGCCCAAGCCGACACCGTCGCAGGAGATCGCCTGGAGCAAGGCGGGGCAGATGCTCTACGCCGCGGCGGGCATCACGACGGCGCATGAAGGCGCCACCCACGCCTCAGACGTGGAATTGATCTACCGGGCCGCCGAAGGCGGAGCGACCCTGATCGACGTCGTTGCCTATCCGTTCATTCTCGAACTCGACGAGGTGCTGCAACGTCACCCTCCGGAGACGTTCGGCAGCTACCACAACAGGGTCAAGCTCGGCGGGGTGAAAGTCACCCTGGACGGCTCGCCACAAGGACGCACGGCATATTTCACAACGCCGTACCTGACCGATGGCCCTGACGGACAGCACAACTGGTGCGGTGAGCTCGGCTTCTCCCAGGAGACTGTCAACGGCTGGTTCAAGAAGGTCTACGACCTCGGCCTGCCGCTCGACATTCACGCCAACGGAGACGCGGCCATCGACGTCGCGCTTGCCGCCCACGAATTCGCGGGCGCCGGCGATCTCGGCAAGGACCGTCTCACGGTCATGGTCCACTCTCAATTCGTCCGCCGGGACCAGCTTCAGCGCTACGTCGACTATCGGATCATCCCGTCGTTCTTCACCCCGCACACTTTCTACTTCGGCGACGCGCACGTCCGGTTGCGCGGTAAGACCCAGGCAGACTTCCTGTCCCCGATGCGCGCGGCGATCGACCTCGGGCTCTCCCCCACCAACCACACCGACTTCGTCGTCACCCCGCTGGATCAGATGTTCGTGGTGTGGACGGCGGTGAACCGAATCTCGCGCGGCGGCGACATTATCGGGGCCGACCAGCGCGTCACCGCACTAGAGGCGCTGAAGGCCATCACGATCAACGCCGCACGCCAGTACCGCGAGGCGGACGTCAAGGGCTCGCTGGAGGTCGGCAAACTCGCCGATCTCGTTGTGCTGGATGATAATCCGCTGACGGTTGACCCGATGACCATCAAGGACATCACGGTCGTCGAGACGATCAAGGAAGGGTCTACCGTCTACCGCGCCTAGGTCAGCGGGTCACGGCGTGAGCGCCCCATGTCACGGCGTGAGCAGGACCTTGACGACCTCGCCCGACCGCGCCGCGACGGCGGCGTAGCCGTCGGCCGCTTGCTCCAGTGGCAGGGAGGTGGTGAAGATCCCGTCGACGTCGAGGCGCCCGCTCTGCAGCAGCGGGATGAGTTCGGGCCAGGTCTGCTGGACCGGCGCAGTGGTCATCCGGAAGGTGAGGCTGCGCAGCAGGGCGGTGATCGCCGGGAACGGATAGGGGTTGAGGTTGTGCACCCCGACCACCGACACCGTGCCGCCGGCACGCACGGTGGCCAGCGAGTCGTCGAGCGTGGTGTCGTTGCCGACGGCGTCGATCACCGAATGCGCCCCGAGGCCGTCGGTCGCCTCCATGACGGTCGGTGCGGCTGCCGGTTCGATCGCGATCGCGCCGAGCCGGGCGGCCCGCTCCCGGCGCTGCGCGACCGGGTCGACGGCGTAAACCCGTGCCGCACCCTGGAACAGCGCGCTGCGCACCGCGCACAGCCCGACCGCACCCAGCCCGATGACCACCACAGTGCCGCCGAGCGGGATGTCGGCGCGTTTGGCCGCGATCCAGCCGGTGGACAGGTTGTCAGTGAGCAGCAGGGCCTGCTCGGTGTCGATGTTCTCCGGCATCTTGAGCAGCTGGAAGTCGGCGGCCGGCACGGCCATCAGTTCTGCCTGCGCGCCGCCGAGCACCCCGGAACCGAAGACCTGCGGACCCGATGCGCACAGGATCGGATCCTTGGTCGCGCAGCCGGTGCAGGCGCCGCAGCCGGCCACCGACGACACGATGACCTGGTCGCCGACCTTCACCGTGCGCACATCCGAGCCGACCTCGACGACCGTGCCGATGGCCTCGTGGCCCAGCGAGAGAGGCTGGAACAGCGGGTAGTCGCCCTCGTAGAAGTGCAGGTCCGAGCCGCAGATGGCGGCCGCCGTCACCTTGACGATCGCGCCTGTCGATCCGGGCAGCACCGGGTCCGGCCAGTCGTCGACCCGGACCGATCCCGGTGTGTCGATGAGCACCGCGCGCATGGTGTCCTCACTCTCCCTTTGTCACAACGAAGTTCGACCAGTCCGGGGTTCGTATCGCATTCCAGTAGACCGGCAACCGCCACGGACTCACGGTGTGGATCTCCCCGTCGGGATTCTTGAAGTAGGAGTGTTCGATCGACGGGTGCGCCCACACCATCAGATTGATCTCGTCCTGATGCTTACGGTGCCACGCCGCGGTGGCCTCGGCCGTCGGTTCGATTGTCTTCCAGTTGTTTTCGACGATGTCAGCCAGACAGCTGTTGATGTAGCGCATCTGCAGCTCGGAGTTGAAGATCAGGCTGCCGCCGTGCGCCAGGTGGTTGCCGGGGCCGTACAACATGAAGAAGTTCGGGAACCCGGGCACGGTGATGCCGAGATATGCGGCTGGCCGCTCACCCCACGAAGCGCGCAGATCCACTCCGTCGCGGCCGGTGATCCGCATCGGGTAGAGCACCTCGGTGGCACGAAACCCGGTGGCGTACACGATGATGTCGATATCGTGGGTCACCCCGTCGGCCGTCACCACACCGTGCGGCGTGATCCGCTCGATCGGGGTGCGCACCAATTCGACGTCGTCGCGGCGCAGGGTGGTGAGCCAGGTTCCGTTGTCCTGCAACGTGCGTTTGCCGGTCGCAGGATAGTCGGGCAGCACCTTGGCCAGCAGTTCCTGGTCGTCGCCGACCTGGGTGGTGATCCAGTCGGTGAACATCAGGCGGGCCATCGCGTTGATCTCGCTGACCGCGTAGTTCGGGTCGTCGGGGTGGACGTAGTCCGGGTCGGATCGGGCCGCCTCCAGTCCCTTGTCGGCACCGGGCCACAGGAGCAGGAAGCGGTACCAACGGTTGTAGTAGGGAAGATGATTCATCGCCCACCGCACGCCGTCGGGAACGCTGTCGTGATACATCGGGTTCGGGAACATCCACTGCGCGGTGCGCTGGAACACCGTCAGGTGCGCCACCTGGTCGGCGATCGCCGGAGCGATCTGAAAGCCGCTGGCCCCCGCGCCGATGAGCGCGACGCGCTTGCCGGTCAGGTCTACGGAGTGGTCCCACGCCGCGGAGTGGAAGGCCGGCCCCTCGAACTCATCGGCGCCCTCGATGTCGGGCAGCGCGGGCCGGTTGAGTTGACCGACTGCGGTGATGACGGCCCGTGCGTCAAGAGCGGATTCGGCTCCGTCCTTGTCCCGCACTATTACTCGCCAGATACCGTCGTCGTCGCTCCATTCGGCCGAGACAACCTCGGTCTGCCAGCGGACGTTGGCGTCGAGCTGATGGCGGGCCAGCACGGTCTCGAAGTAGGCCCGCAGTTCGGGTTGTTCGGCGAAGTAGTGCGACCAGTCGTTGCTCGGCTCGAAGCTGTAGCAGTAGAAGTGATTCGCCACATCCACTCGGGCGCCGGGATAGCTGTTCTCCCACCAGGTTCCGCCCGGGCCGGCGTTCTTCTCCACGATCGTGAACGGGATGTTGGCCTGCTTGAGCCGGATGCCGGCAAGCAGACCCGACTCCCCACACCCGATCACGACGACCGGGAAGTCGGCGGTCGCAGCCGGGTCGAGCGCGGCCGGGCGGCGGGGGTCGACGTCTTCGAGGTCCATCTCCTCGAGAACCATCGGACGGTACTCGTCGTCGACATGCTCGCAGGCCGTCCAGTCCAGCATCTCCCCGATCAGTTCGGGGCTCAGCGGCACCGGACCCGGGCAGCCCCGGTCGCGGTAGTCGGCGATGATCGGAAGGGCGAGCGCCCGAGCCTTGGCCTTGTCCTCCTCGGACATGAAGCCCTGCACCTCGTTGAGGAAGACGCCGGCCTGCGTGAACTCGCGGATGAAGCGCGGATCGCCGGTGATGTGGACCAACGACAACAGCAGCGTGGGAATGCTGACCTGCTCCAACGCCGCCGCGATCTCCTGATCGCTTGACGTGAACGGTTGGCCCGCATACGGATTGGTCGTCATCGACGGTGTCCTCTCACCCAACGGCAATTACGCTACGCATAGTTCCGTAATTGCCGCCACAACGATACTGTCGGCGCCGTCGAGGATCAAGGTCCAGTCCTAGGATGCGGTCTTGCCATACTGGGCGGCGTGGCGAACACCGACATCCATCCCGAACTGCGCAAAGCCGCGCGGTTTACCCCGCGCGCGCTGATCTCCCCCAAGACTCTGCCGATCCTGCGGCGGCTGACGGGCCTGCAACGGCCGAAGAACGACGGAGTCGAGGTGCTGACATTGGAGTCGGGCGTCGGTATCCGCCTTTATCGGCCTGCCGGTGCGACCACGACCACCCCGGCGCTGCTGTGGATCCACGGCGGCGGCTATGTCCTGGGGACCGCGGCGCAAGACGATGCCCTGTGCCGCCGGTTCGTCGCGGCGTTGGGCATCACAGTCGCCTCCGTCGACTACCGCCTGGCCCCCGAACACCCGTACCCCGCTCCGCTGGAGGACTGCTACACCGCCCTGCAGTGGCTGGCCGGCCTGCCCGCCGTCGACGCGGACCGGATCGCGATCGGCGGGGCCAGCGCCGGCGGCGGACTTGCCGCCGCACTGGCGCTGCTTGCCCGCGACCGCGATGGCGTGAAGCCGGTCTTCCAGCTGCTGGTCTATCCGATGATCGACGACCGCAGCGTGGGCCAGCACCTCAACGATCCGGGGCAGCGCCTCTGGAACGCCACCAGCAACCGGTTCGGCTGGCAGGCCTACCTGGGTGGCGCCGATCCCGAGATCGCGGCGCCCGGGCGTCGCACCGATCTCGCGGGGTTGCCGCCGGCCTGGCTCGGCGTCGGCACATTGGACCTCTTTCACGACGAGGACCTCGACTATGCGGCACGACTGCAGGCAGCGGGTGTGCCGTGCGAAGTCCACGTGGTGCCCGGCGCGTTCCACGGGTTCGACGGCATCGTCGCCAAAGCCGACGTGTCCAGAAAGTTCTTCAACAGCCAGTGCGAAAGCCTGCGCGCAAGTTTCGGGAGCTGAGCCGATGTCCGCGTTGAGCACCGAACAGCGGGACCTGGCCGAGGCGGTGACCGACCTGATGGCCAAGCGGTCCCCGGAAGCCGAGGTGCGCCGGCTGATGGCCACCGACACCGGGTACGACCCCGCGGTGTGGGCCGAGCTCGCCGCCATGGGTCTGCTGGGCCTGGCGATACCCGAAGAGTTCGGCGGGTCCGGGGCCGGTGCCGTCGAGGTGGGTCTGGTGATGGAGGCCATGGGACGGGCGCTGCTCTGCGCGCCATACCTGTCCACCGCGGTCTTGACCACGCATTTACTTGCGGCACTGGGCGACTCGGACGAGCAGGCTGACGTGCTGCCGCGGATCGCCGCCGGCGAGCTGATCACGACGGTGGCGTTCGCCGAGCAGGGGTCGGCACGACCACCCGTGGCCTCGACCACGACGGCACGCGCCGACGGCTCGGGATGGCGGCTGTCGGGCAGCAAGACCTACGTCTTGGACGCGGCCAGCGCCGGGCGCATCTACGTGCTCGCCGGGGACGGGGTGTTCGCGGTGGACGCCGGCGCACCGGGCCTGGAAGTCGACGTGCTGTCCACGGTTGACCCGACCCGCAAGCAGGGCCGAGTCATGGTGAACGACACCCCCGCCCGGCTGGTCGGTGCGGCAGGCTCCGGTGCGGCAGCGCTCGATCACGCGCTGGACCTCGCCGCGGTTGCACTGCTCGGCGAGCAGGCCGGCGGCGCGATGTGTGCGATGCGGATGGCTGCCGACTACGCCAAGACCCGGTTTCAGTTCGGGCGGGCTATCGGTAGCTTCCAGGCGATCAAGCACATGTGCGCCGACATGCTGCTGGAGGCTGAGTCGGCATTGTCGGCGGCCCGGCATGTCGCAGCAGCGTTCGATGCCGCCGACGAGTCCCGTTTCGTGGATCTGGCTGCCGCACAGGCATATTGCTCGGATGCCTTCGTCACGGTCGCGGCGAACAGCATTCAGGTGCACGGCGGGATCGGGTTCACCTGGGAGCATCCCGCTCACCTCTACCTGCGGCGGGCCCGGACCGATGCCGAACTGTTCGGCGACCCGGCGTGGCACCGGGAACGTTACGTGCGACTGCGAGAGGCACAGTGATGACCGACGACGAGGTGCGCAACGAGGTCCGGGGTTGGCTGGCGGACAACTGGGACCCCACGCTGGACCGCGGCGCCTGGGCACAGCGGGTGTTCGACGCCGGCTGGGCGGTACCCAGCTGGGAGCCGCAGT contains the following coding sequences:
- a CDS encoding alpha/beta hydrolase encodes the protein MTVNPWTTARWMMQAGPADYLMAMSMASAQLPVVGKHLEPLGALSAMSVWGAKQMPELLGAAAKSWLAPDAGRVRRVQRESTRQVAETGLRGVVLPEDLQIDWPAPDTKPPVARALEHRKHLYRSSVRYGDHPTQVLDVWRREDLPAEPAPVLVFVPGGAWVHGSRILQGYALMSHLAAQGWVCLSVEYRVAPHHPWPQHIHDIKAAIAWARANVDRFGGDRDFVAVAGCSAGGHLAALAGLTIDDPEFQEHLPEGSDTAVDAVVGIYGRYDWEDRSTPERMRFVDFLERVVVNKKQSKHGDLFRKASPIARIHPDAPPFLVVHGSGDSVIPVAQAQSFVERLRSVSHSPVGYVELPGAGHGFDMTDGARTGSVSTAIGLFLNRIHRDRAAMSTKEVI
- a CDS encoding glycoside hydrolase family 6 protein, which produces MSFAAGAVARWIAPFLTLAVVAGLVLGTAPVHTGPIRLADDAAPIGGSPFYVDPNSAAMRASKANPDSPELAYIANTPQAYFIDNLVPAAAVSTYLNGAWAAGAMPMLAIYSLPNRDCGSFAAGGFGSGEAYRGWIDRVASQIGGGPVTVILEPDALDMADCLSGSARQERFDLIRYGVDTLTRNPAAAVYVDAGHSRWLPADEIANRLNQVGIEKARGFSLNVSNFFTTDEEIGYGEAISGMTGGKPYVIDTSRNGNGPADGELYWCNPSGRALGVQPTTNTGNGHIDAFLWVKRPGDSDGSCGRGDPGPGHFVNSFAIELARNAGH
- a CDS encoding amidohydrolase codes for the protein MTMAADAIYVGGTIVTIDDLNPSATALAVRAGRITAVGDRDDVIAAHRGPSTREIDLDGATLLPGFLDPHSHYINSLTVANQVNVFAPPAGPGADVGAIVDSLRSFRDTHRVPAGEMIVAYGYDDTLMPGGRTLHKEDLDADFPANPVLVGHVSMHGAVLNSAAMRMFGITADTETPAGGVIVRKEGSTEPDGLVMETAFLPIFAAMPKPTPSQEIAWSKAGQMLYAAAGITTAHEGATHASDVELIYRAAEGGATLIDVVAYPFILELDEVLQRHPPETFGSYHNRVKLGGVKVTLDGSPQGRTAYFTTPYLTDGPDGQHNWCGELGFSQETVNGWFKKVYDLGLPLDIHANGDAAIDVALAAHEFAGAGDLGKDRLTVMVHSQFVRRDQLQRYVDYRIIPSFFTPHTFYFGDAHVRLRGKTQADFLSPMRAAIDLGLSPTNHTDFVVTPLDQMFVVWTAVNRISRGGDIIGADQRVTALEALKAITINAARQYREADVKGSLEVGKLADLVVLDDNPLTVDPMTIKDITVVETIKEGSTVYRA
- a CDS encoding alcohol dehydrogenase catalytic domain-containing protein codes for the protein MRAVLIDTPGSVRVDDWPDPVLPGSTGAIVKVTAAAICGSDLHFYEGDYPLFQPLSLGHEAIGTVVEVGSDVRTVKVGDQVIVSSVAGCGACTGCATKDPILCASGPQVFGSGVLGGAQAELMAVPAADFQLLKMPENIDTEQALLLTDNLSTGWIAAKRADIPLGGTVVVIGLGAVGLCAVRSALFQGAARVYAVDPVAQRRERAARLGAIAIEPAAAPTVMEATDGLGAHSVIDAVGNDTTLDDSLATVRAGGTVSVVGVHNLNPYPFPAITALLRSLTFRMTTAPVQQTWPELIPLLQSGRLDVDGIFTTSLPLEQAADGYAAVAARSGEVVKVLLTP